In Elaeis guineensis isolate ETL-2024a chromosome 1, EG11, whole genome shotgun sequence, a genomic segment contains:
- the LOC105060226 gene encoding heavy metal-associated isoprenylated plant protein 19 produces the protein MVDAGKPGPWSFRLLMAVVLELKVYMHCKACERLVFNTLRKFKGVETVNVDMNGDKAIVTGQIEPEKILKKLRKKTGKRVEIIKRNDDNVGGNKDETFLSSGDCNMETMDGGVVLSGKFVENMVVDFDMFSDENPNACSII, from the exons ATGGTGGATGCAGGGAAACCAGGGCCATGGTCATTTAGACTATTGATG GCAGTTGTTTTAGAACTAAAAGTATACATGCATTGCAAAGCTTGCGAAAGATTGGTATTCAACACCCTTCGAAAATTTAAAG GCGTGGAGACAGTTAATGTAGACATGAATGGAGACAAAGCTATTGTGACAGGTCAGATTGAACCGGAAAAGATTCTGAAAAAACTCAGGAAGAAGACTGGCAAAAGAGTTGAAATTATTAAAAGGAATGATGACAATGTCGGAGGCAACAAAGATGAGACATTTCTGTCATCTGGAGATTGCAATATGGAAACAATGGATGGTGGTGTAGTCTTATCTGGCAAATTTGTTGAGAATATGGTAGTGGATTTTGATATGTTTAGTGATGAGAACCCCAATGCATGTTCcattatataa